A region of Culicoides brevitarsis isolate CSIRO-B50_1 chromosome 1, AGI_CSIRO_Cbre_v1, whole genome shotgun sequence DNA encodes the following proteins:
- the LOC134831553 gene encoding guanine nucleotide-binding protein subunit beta-2 — MPPKDDPETAKVRKECDDLIKKIRDEQSKVNDCKLEEKCGDMGDAPRIRLSTKKFLKGHINKVNSVHYSGDSRHCVTGSLDGKLIIWDSWTGNKTQVIMLRSAWVMSVAFSESGNFVACGGMDNMCTIYDLNNRDSSGCAKIVRELAGYEGFLSSCRFLDDGHILTGSGDMKICVWDLEKGKREVEFEAHQGDVVSISMSPDGKQFVTGSVDKTARLWDVRATEPKQTFWGHEADVNSVCFHPNGYAFATCSEDKTARLFDIRSDQELAKYEAPNKSSGFTSCAMSLSGRLLLCGSDDNNIHCWDALKCQHNGSLGGHENRVTSISLSPNGMCLASCSWDNNVRIWG, encoded by the exons atgccTCCAAAAGACGATCCTGAAACAGCAAAAGTTCGCAAAGAATGCGacgatttaatcaaaaaaatcagg GATGAGCAATCCAAAGTGAATGACTGTAAGTTGGAAGAAAAGTGCGGAGATATGGGAGATGCACCAAGAATACGTCTTTCGACGAAGAAATTTCTCAAAGGTCACATCAATAAAGTCAATTCCGTGCATTATTCGGGTGATtcgag acactGCGTCACTGGAAGTTTGGATGGAAAACTCATCATTTGGGATTCCTGGACCGGAAATAAGACGCAAGTCATAATGTTACGCTCGGCTTGGGTGATGAGCGTCGCCTTTTCCGAATCGGGAAATTTTGTTGCTTGCGGCGGCATGGACAATATGTGCACCATTTATGACTTAAATAATCGCGATTCGAGTGGATGTGCGAAAATCGTGCGAGAATTGGCAGGATATGAGGGTTTTTTGAGTTCCTGTCGCTTTTTGGATGATGGTCATATTTTAACGGGATCAGGAGACATgaaaat CTGCGTTTGGGACTTGGAAAAGGGAAAACGTGAAGTCGAGTTCGAGGCGCATCAAGGAGATGTCGTTTCCATATCAATGTCACCCGATGGGAAGCAATTCGTAACGGGATCTGTCGATAAAACGGCGAGACTTTGGGATGTACGAGCCACGGAACCGAAACAAACGTTTTGGGGACACGAAGCTGATGTCAATAGTGTTTGt ttccaTCCAAATGGTTATGCGTTCGCTACATGCTCGGAGGATAAGACAGCACGTTTGTTCGATATTCGTAGCGATCAAGAGTTAGCAAAGTACGAAGCCCCAAATAAAAGTTCTGGATTCACTTCGTGTG CAATGTCGTTGAGTGGACGACTTCTTTTATGTGGCAGCGATGACAATAATATCCATTGTTGGGATGCGTTGAAGTGTCAACATAATG